In Paenibacillus kyungheensis, the following are encoded in one genomic region:
- the yqeK gene encoding bis(5'-nucleosyl)-tetraphosphatase (symmetrical) YqeK, producing MNDIAKHLLQQYLEPYDPAQSIPAYIENTFRKHHHQDTWQHSLKVAEQAVILSERYGADPHIAQYAGYLHDLSTLFTDQQKYELAQQLGIQILKEEQQVPYVLHQKLSSWLASAWFGLDHPDLLSAIKCHTTLYPELGLMDKILFVADKCSWASEHSAPFIHQMKSASEYSLDEAIIVYLNYVWQQRDQMVIHPWLEATKAIFDMEQTKQLLRTLPALSQDIQWGPVTAKFQPITSLHEIDTSLISNVSIVPMVGDQVVIMQLEDGRWELPGGTLEEGEHYIAALEREVMEEMGATLIDYHVFGYFQCTSEAETPYRPYIPHPSFIRLTVYGQVQLDHQPLNPPDGEQVVLVDVVSIEEAIKRLTQTGRQDLADFYQIGYDISLRS from the coding sequence ATGAATGATATAGCCAAGCACCTGTTGCAACAGTATTTAGAACCCTATGATCCAGCACAATCTATTCCCGCTTATATAGAAAATACATTTCGTAAACATCACCATCAAGATACATGGCAACATAGCTTAAAAGTAGCAGAACAAGCTGTTATACTGTCAGAACGGTATGGAGCTGATCCGCATATTGCTCAATATGCAGGTTATCTACATGATCTAAGTACATTATTTACAGATCAGCAGAAGTATGAACTAGCTCAACAATTAGGCATACAAATACTTAAGGAAGAACAACAAGTTCCTTATGTGTTGCATCAGAAGTTATCTAGCTGGTTAGCATCAGCATGGTTTGGCTTGGATCATCCAGATCTGCTAAGTGCGATTAAATGCCATACTACTCTTTATCCAGAGCTGGGATTGATGGATAAAATTCTTTTTGTCGCTGATAAATGTTCATGGGCATCAGAACATTCCGCTCCCTTTATTCATCAGATGAAAAGTGCATCCGAGTATTCATTAGATGAGGCTATCATTGTCTATTTGAATTATGTGTGGCAACAGCGTGATCAGATGGTGATCCATCCATGGCTTGAAGCGACCAAAGCTATATTTGATATGGAGCAGACCAAGCAGTTACTACGTACATTGCCAGCACTTTCTCAAGATATTCAATGGGGACCGGTTACAGCTAAATTTCAACCGATAACTTCATTACACGAAATAGATACGTCATTGATCAGTAATGTATCTATTGTACCGATGGTAGGGGATCAAGTAGTGATCATGCAATTGGAAGATGGACGCTGGGAATTGCCAGGAGGCACGCTGGAAGAAGGAGAACATTATATCGCCGCATTAGAACGCGAAGTGATGGAAGAAATGGGAGCCACATTGATCGACTACCATGTCTTTGGTTATTTTCAATGTACTTCAGAAGCAGAGACTCCGTATCGACCTTATATTCCACATCCTTCATTTATTCGACTGACGGTGTATGGACAGGTGCAATTGGATCATCAACCGCTTAACCCTCCCGATGGAGAGCAAGTAGTGCTAGTGGATGTAGTAAGTATTGAGGAAGCTATCAAGCGCTTAACGCAAACAGGTCGACAAGATCTTGCTGACTTTTATCAGATCGGATATGATATCAGTCTGCGTTCGTGA
- a CDS encoding FecCD family ABC transporter permease: MSRSTAIPDASATPQRVPHYIVMVLIIGVVLAIVECYFSVTINNENFYSRYSSIFRTLGCILVGACLAVSGTVMQYISRNTMTSPSTMGLTQGTALALCIIIIFSPSLNQWMIMVWAIAGAALGGLFAYSIAKLLPWKVKSLRQISGGIVAVCIITCISIMMYSSYSTIDYIDHLVNPIMLGNPRFTIWVLLPVTVVAILICWSLSLRVQHRSDAVRSVSLSWATLICMFMVILMTSISTMLAGPLGLVGIIIPSILRFFLKNPPIRWLILGSAIYGSVLILGLDIISRTIDPIFDISVMPITVIIGAPFLIYQIGKEIEKTILRYS; encoded by the coding sequence ATGTCTCGCTCTACAGCGATTCCAGATGCTTCTGCAACTCCTCAACGTGTACCTCATTATATTGTGATGGTACTGATTATTGGTGTTGTTTTAGCAATCGTCGAATGTTATTTTTCAGTAACTATTAATAACGAAAATTTTTATTCACGCTATTCATCTATTTTTCGCACATTAGGTTGTATTCTAGTTGGTGCTTGTCTGGCGGTATCGGGTACAGTGATGCAGTATATTTCACGCAATACGATGACTTCTCCTTCTACGATGGGACTAACTCAAGGAACTGCACTAGCGTTATGTATTATTATTATTTTTTCACCTTCATTGAATCAGTGGATGATTATGGTATGGGCTATTGCAGGAGCAGCTCTAGGGGGATTATTCGCTTACAGTATTGCGAAGTTATTACCCTGGAAAGTAAAATCGTTACGGCAAATTAGCGGCGGTATTGTGGCGGTATGCATTATTACCTGTATTTCGATTATGATGTATTCTTCTTATTCTACGATTGATTATATCGATCATCTAGTCAATCCGATTATGCTAGGAAATCCACGTTTTACGATCTGGGTATTGTTGCCTGTTACTGTAGTAGCTATCTTAATCTGCTGGTCACTCTCATTACGAGTACAACATCGCTCCGATGCTGTTCGTTCTGTTTCTTTAAGCTGGGCAACTCTTATTTGTATGTTCATGGTGATCTTGATGACGAGTATCTCTACTATGTTAGCAGGGCCACTTGGATTAGTAGGTATTATTATTCCAAGTATATTACGATTTTTTCTCAAAAATCCGCCGATTCGCTGGCTTATTCTAGGTTCAGCTATTTATGGTAGTGTTCTGATTCTAGGGTTGGATATTATATCACGTACGATTGATCCGATTTTTGATATCTCGGTCATGCCGATCACTGTTATTATTGGAGCTCCTTTTCTTATTTATCAAATCGGTAAAGAAATAGAGAAAACGATACTTCGTTATTCTTAA
- a CDS encoding NUDIX domain-containing protein — protein sequence MAIRTVCLCLLQQDQRFLFQRIENVHESKTMYRPIGGTMEYGESSLVTVKREVKEEIHVDIIHPVLQYVIENHFEYTEQDQSTGVSVQGLGHEITFVYSAHVDDPLFYKQDIVYGIESNEVSYEAEWKTLHELKEDPDALVVPEGLLELLLQTKIKESSSSLYHQIASAT from the coding sequence ATGGCTATTCGTACAGTATGTCTTTGTTTGCTTCAGCAAGATCAACGCTTTCTTTTTCAACGGATTGAAAATGTACATGAAAGTAAAACAATGTATCGTCCTATAGGTGGAACGATGGAGTATGGAGAAAGTAGTCTGGTCACCGTCAAGCGAGAAGTGAAAGAAGAAATTCATGTAGATATTATCCATCCTGTATTGCAGTATGTGATAGAAAATCATTTTGAATATACAGAGCAAGATCAATCTACAGGAGTCTCAGTGCAAGGATTAGGGCACGAGATTACATTTGTTTATAGTGCGCATGTTGATGATCCTTTATTTTACAAGCAAGATATCGTATATGGAATCGAAAGTAATGAAGTGTCTTATGAAGCAGAATGGAAAACATTACATGAACTAAAAGAAGATCCTGATGCGTTGGTAGTACCTGAAGGATTGTTAGAATTATTACTTCAAACGAAAATCAAAGAAAGCAGTTCTTCTTTGTATCATCAGATTGCTTCGGCTACATAA
- a CDS encoding aminoglycoside 6-adenylyltransferase, with product MNTIKSQEQIIHMIMTWAAQTANIRAVVLAGVHANNPSNTDPLETYHFQLIVNELNTMIWQEDWLHICGEPLTTLQHIRHHSVTGAVACTQNVLYTDGVEVEFQIYPISEWENQIDNELSASTTPVYQILLDKDHRIQESIVVLDQQSVRLNKPVRHEYEQVQHEFWWYCMQTAKSLLQQQVLLAKYQLDHILRIRYLEKMLDWYAGSQHQWDILYHHDRAGYRQQLEPELARSLTQTYAGDNIEENWNSLLHMIHLFRHLSIHVAEATDYVYDHEQDQRMIQYVQQLKPE from the coding sequence GTGAATACAATCAAATCACAAGAGCAGATTATCCATATGATTATGACATGGGCAGCACAGACAGCCAATATTCGTGCTGTCGTATTAGCAGGAGTTCATGCAAATAATCCAAGCAATACTGATCCTTTAGAAACGTATCATTTTCAACTTATTGTCAACGAATTGAATACGATGATCTGGCAAGAAGATTGGTTACACATATGTGGAGAGCCATTAACTACATTACAACATATTCGTCATCATTCTGTGACAGGCGCTGTTGCTTGCACCCAAAATGTGTTATATACCGATGGGGTAGAGGTTGAATTTCAAATATATCCGATCAGTGAATGGGAAAATCAGATCGATAACGAATTGTCTGCTTCTACTACACCTGTATATCAGATATTATTGGATAAAGATCATCGGATTCAAGAATCGATTGTTGTACTGGATCAGCAATCAGTACGCTTAAATAAACCAGTTCGGCACGAATATGAGCAGGTTCAGCACGAATTTTGGTGGTATTGTATGCAAACAGCAAAAAGCCTGTTACAACAACAAGTGTTGCTTGCTAAATATCAACTAGATCATATTCTTCGTATTCGTTATTTAGAAAAGATGCTTGATTGGTATGCAGGTAGTCAACATCAATGGGATATTCTGTACCATCATGATCGTGCAGGATACCGACAACAGTTAGAACCGGAATTAGCTCGATCATTAACACAGACGTATGCTGGCGATAATATAGAAGAGAATTGGAACAGCTTACTTCATATGATCCATTTGTTCCGACATTTATCTATCCATGTAGCAGAAGCGACAGATTATGTGTATGATCATGAACAAGATCAACGGATGATTCAATATGTACAACAACTCAAACCTGAATAA
- a CDS encoding glycoside hydrolase family 2 protein: MDRLFQNHRIRTRESLEGVWDFDKLRALSFDEISENIDYSYKVAVPGCWEMHPQLLTYRGQGIYRRSIYIHHPSHVRLLFKGVSHTAKVFWDGQQVAEHYNAYTAFDTMITNVQQGYHELCVAVDNSFGQHSALHIPNDYYTYGGIIRPLIMEIIPLQSCSIQSVQFTPVKEDWTKNEQGHWQAKVRIALQSHADHTIKGHIQFGLSPLQQATSWEQEVSEITIEAGQYFEFLHTFTFSDIQSWCPDHPYLYEWQTFWYQHESSSVELVDDWIERVGFRTIQTHEEKLLLNNEPIVLKGFNRHEDHPMVGASFPIALMVQDLDLMIHTGANAVRTSHYPNDERFLDLCDEYGILVWEENHARGLSIENMRHPQFIEQCEQVNREMVYQHYNHPSIIIWAILNECASDLEEGRIHYQRQLEQIRNLDNSRPLSFASHHRENEICFDLADIVSFNLYPGWYGDEDPAELCDLARGWADQAGGKGKPMIMSEFGADGFYGYRSSTRVKGTEERQADIIESNLTAYTQREYISGMFIWQFCDCRVTEEGIWPMIRARTQNNKGIVDAYRRPKLAYEVVTRYFKGSDEALNGE; this comes from the coding sequence ATGGATCGACTGTTTCAAAATCATCGTATTCGGACTAGAGAATCATTAGAAGGTGTATGGGATTTTGATAAATTGAGAGCGTTATCATTCGATGAGATATCTGAAAATATAGATTATTCCTATAAAGTTGCTGTACCTGGTTGTTGGGAGATGCATCCTCAATTACTGACTTATCGTGGACAAGGCATTTATCGCCGTTCTATCTATATTCACCATCCATCACATGTTAGATTGCTATTTAAAGGAGTAAGTCATACCGCCAAAGTCTTTTGGGATGGTCAACAGGTAGCCGAGCATTATAATGCCTATACTGCATTTGATACTATGATTACAAATGTTCAGCAAGGGTATCATGAATTGTGTGTAGCAGTGGATAATTCGTTTGGTCAACATTCTGCTTTGCATATTCCTAATGATTATTATACGTATGGTGGTATTATTCGGCCATTGATAATGGAAATAATTCCGCTACAGAGTTGTTCGATTCAATCGGTTCAATTTACTCCGGTTAAAGAAGACTGGACGAAAAATGAGCAAGGACATTGGCAAGCGAAAGTACGGATAGCTTTACAATCTCATGCAGATCATACGATCAAAGGGCATATCCAATTTGGATTATCACCTCTTCAGCAAGCGACGAGCTGGGAGCAAGAAGTGTCAGAGATTACGATAGAAGCTGGACAATATTTTGAATTTTTGCACACGTTTACATTTTCGGATATACAATCATGGTGTCCTGATCATCCTTATCTGTATGAATGGCAGACTTTCTGGTATCAGCATGAATCATCTTCTGTAGAACTTGTAGACGATTGGATTGAACGTGTAGGGTTTCGTACTATTCAGACTCACGAAGAAAAGTTGTTATTAAATAATGAACCAATCGTGTTGAAAGGATTCAATCGACATGAGGATCATCCTATGGTTGGTGCTTCTTTTCCTATAGCACTGATGGTGCAAGATCTAGACTTGATGATCCATACAGGTGCAAATGCTGTACGTACCAGTCATTATCCAAATGATGAACGTTTTCTAGATTTATGTGATGAATATGGGATATTAGTATGGGAAGAAAATCATGCTCGTGGATTAAGTATAGAAAATATGCGTCATCCGCAATTTATAGAGCAGTGTGAACAGGTTAATCGGGAAATGGTTTATCAACATTATAATCATCCATCGATTATTATATGGGCTATTCTAAATGAATGTGCAAGCGATCTAGAAGAAGGTCGAATTCATTATCAACGCCAATTGGAGCAGATTCGCAATTTGGATAATAGTCGACCTCTTAGCTTTGCTTCCCATCATCGAGAAAATGAAATCTGTTTTGATCTAGCAGATATTGTATCATTTAATCTCTATCCAGGTTGGTATGGTGATGAAGATCCGGCGGAATTATGCGATCTAGCACGTGGATGGGCAGATCAAGCAGGCGGAAAAGGTAAACCGATGATAATGAGTGAATTTGGAGCAGATGGATTTTATGGATATCGGTCGTCTACACGTGTCAAAGGTACAGAAGAACGGCAAGCAGATATTATTGAAAGTAATTTGACAGCGTATACTCAGCGAGAATATATATCTGGGATGTTTATTTGGCAATTCTGTGATTGCCGTGTGACAGAAGAAGGTATCTGGCCGATGATACGGGCACGAACACAAAATAATAAAGGAATTGTAGATGCTTATCGTCGCCCCAAACTTGCATATGAAGTGGTAACACGATATTTTAAAGGAAGCGATGAAGCTTTGAATGGAGAGTGA
- a CDS encoding VanZ family protein, whose translation MKKVSVLLLSIYTPLLLYWMFFGFGREYDAQAAYRYNLVPFHTITDFALMRVGGRIDQWINLFGNVAVFIPFGLGIPFIKPYTLYSLLLRFGLCILIVEIVQMLSKRGTFDIDDVILNSIGVTIGWCLWRYIFNINKRSL comes from the coding sequence ATGAAAAAAGTGTCTGTACTCTTATTAAGTATCTATACTCCGCTGTTATTGTACTGGATGTTTTTCGGATTCGGTAGAGAATATGATGCTCAAGCGGCATATCGGTATAATCTTGTTCCTTTTCATACGATCACCGATTTTGCTTTGATGCGAGTCGGGGGACGGATCGATCAGTGGATTAATTTATTTGGCAATGTCGCTGTATTTATCCCATTTGGATTAGGGATTCCGTTTATAAAACCATATACATTGTATTCTTTGTTACTGCGCTTTGGATTATGTATTCTTATCGTCGAAATAGTGCAAATGCTCAGCAAACGGGGGACATTTGATATTGACGATGTGATCCTTAATTCTATTGGTGTAACGATAGGTTGGTGTCTATGGCGTTATATTTTTAATATTAATAAAAGATCATTATAA
- a CDS encoding S66 family peptidase, translated as MANHSSNYHSHIIYPAPLQAGDLIGIIAPSSGLEAEIHHLIHRSTAYLHQLGYQTRVGSSVWTNDKCVSLPKEQRAAELEQFLLDDKVKAIIPPWGGEFLMDILPLLNWEKIRQATPTWILGFSDISTLTFTYTLMTGYASAHGPGVVDISGADDDLTIRWQDLLSAVSGDQIEQHSSAYHQTHSDYSKPNFNLDTPTEWKILGHEDQPEASLEFTGRLIGGCMDVIAALIGTPWSPVPDFIEHYHQDEGFIWYLESCEMNAGDIYRHLWQMNQAGWFQHTRGVLIGRPAGYTPVKNFEIQDALQSVFGEQQIPVIYNVDIGHIPPQLTLINGAMARVQTANGSGTVQQVLR; from the coding sequence ATGGCAAATCATTCATCTAATTATCATTCACACATTATATACCCTGCTCCTTTGCAAGCAGGTGACCTTATCGGTATTATCGCTCCATCGAGCGGACTAGAAGCAGAGATTCATCATTTGATTCATCGTTCTACTGCTTATCTACATCAATTAGGATATCAGACACGTGTAGGTAGTAGTGTATGGACGAATGATAAATGTGTGAGTCTACCTAAAGAACAACGTGCAGCAGAACTGGAGCAATTCTTGCTTGATGACAAAGTCAAAGCGATTATTCCTCCATGGGGTGGAGAATTTCTAATGGATATTTTACCATTATTGAATTGGGAGAAAATTCGTCAAGCTACACCTACATGGATTTTAGGATTTTCAGATATTAGCACATTAACATTCACCTATACTTTGATGACAGGTTACGCTTCTGCTCATGGGCCGGGAGTTGTTGATATTTCTGGAGCGGATGATGATCTCACTATTCGCTGGCAAGATCTATTGTCTGCTGTCTCTGGAGATCAAATAGAACAACATTCTTCAGCTTATCATCAGACTCATAGCGATTATTCTAAGCCTAACTTTAATTTGGATACACCTACAGAATGGAAGATTCTCGGGCATGAAGATCAACCAGAAGCTTCACTTGAATTCACAGGTCGCTTGATTGGTGGATGTATGGATGTGATTGCTGCACTAATCGGGACACCGTGGTCTCCTGTGCCTGATTTTATTGAGCATTATCATCAAGACGAAGGATTTATATGGTATCTGGAAAGCTGTGAAATGAATGCTGGTGATATCTACCGTCACCTCTGGCAAATGAATCAAGCAGGTTGGTTCCAGCACACACGCGGAGTTCTTATCGGTAGACCTGCTGGATATACACCTGTCAAAAATTTTGAAATTCAAGATGCGTTACAATCTGTATTTGGAGAACAACAGATTCCTGTTATTTATAATGTAGATATTGGACATATTCCTCCACAACTGACACTAATCAATGGAGCTATGGCTCGTGTTCAGACGGCTAACGGATCAGGTACTGTTCAACAAGTATTACGTTAA
- a CDS encoding aldo/keto reductase codes for MNYRYLGKSGLKVSELGLGTNSFGKRADRATSIRILHTAIDRGINFIDTANIYAGTASEQIIGEGLQGGKRQQVVLTTKAGLPTGEGPNDRGSSRYHLERELDQSLKRLQTDYVDLYQIHTFDPYTPLEETLRTLDDMVRSGKVRYIGASNYAAWELMKALSISDQLNLNRYVSLQTSYSLADRTPEQEMVPLCLDQGLGIIPYFPLAGGILTGKYSDNHSSPAGSRAETDPSFQRFFNTQRINLGEVLKLYAQNRSTEPATLALAWLLKRPAVATVIVGATRTEQLENNLDSLDYIINEEVEARLDEMSRSNKNGEPFASYRI; via the coding sequence ATGAACTATCGTTATCTTGGAAAAAGTGGATTAAAAGTATCTGAATTAGGTCTGGGAACCAACTCTTTTGGCAAACGTGCAGATCGGGCAACGTCTATTCGTATTTTACATACGGCTATCGATCGTGGAATTAATTTTATCGATACCGCTAATATCTATGCAGGAACAGCTTCAGAACAAATTATCGGGGAAGGCTTGCAAGGGGGTAAACGTCAGCAAGTGGTATTAACAACCAAAGCAGGGCTTCCGACAGGAGAAGGCCCTAATGATCGCGGTTCTTCTCGTTATCATCTAGAACGTGAACTGGATCAAAGTCTCAAACGGTTGCAGACTGATTATGTAGACTTGTATCAAATTCATACATTCGATCCTTATACTCCACTGGAAGAAACATTACGCACATTAGACGATATGGTGCGCTCAGGCAAAGTACGCTATATCGGAGCTTCTAACTATGCTGCATGGGAATTAATGAAAGCTTTAAGTATCAGTGATCAGTTGAATCTCAATCGGTATGTATCGCTTCAAACATCGTATTCTTTAGCTGATCGTACGCCAGAGCAGGAGATGGTTCCTCTTTGTCTAGATCAAGGACTTGGTATTATTCCATACTTTCCGCTGGCAGGTGGAATTCTGACAGGTAAATACTCGGACAACCACTCTTCTCCTGCTGGTTCGCGTGCGGAGACAGACCCTTCATTCCAACGCTTTTTTAATACGCAACGGATCAATCTAGGGGAAGTTTTAAAACTATATGCTCAAAATCGTTCTACTGAACCTGCTACCCTTGCGCTAGCATGGTTATTAAAACGTCCTGCGGTTGCTACAGTCATTGTAGGTGCTACCCGTACTGAACAATTGGAAAATAATCTGGACAGCCTGGACTATATCATTAATGAAGAAGTAGAAGCACGATTAGATGAAATGAGTCGCTCGAATAAGAATGGTGAACCTTTTGCTAGTTATCGCATATAA
- a CDS encoding ABC transporter ATP-binding protein, with the protein MIIDVQHASWRRDQTMIINDISWQVQSGEHWCLLGLNGSGKTTLLNMINGYIWPTTGSINVLGEQFGSVDLREHRKKIGWVSTSMQQRLHGHEKAEKIVLSGKFASIGIYDQIEEQDHAQALSIMKQLDAERLVGRTYDTLSQGERQRILIARALMASPELLILDEPCTGLDIFSRDQLLHRVQSIATQEHAPTLLYVTHHIEEIMPCFNKTLLIRDGAVFGAGDTEAMVESKQLSSFFDTAVEVRSEPGQRYSIRLV; encoded by the coding sequence CGCAGAGATCAGACTATGATTATCAATGATATTTCCTGGCAAGTGCAATCAGGAGAACATTGGTGCTTACTCGGTCTCAACGGCTCAGGCAAAACCACATTATTAAATATGATCAACGGCTATATTTGGCCTACAACAGGTAGTATCAATGTTCTGGGCGAACAATTTGGTTCAGTGGATCTACGAGAACATCGCAAAAAGATCGGTTGGGTCAGTACATCGATGCAACAACGATTACATGGTCATGAAAAAGCAGAAAAAATTGTTCTCAGTGGTAAATTTGCTTCGATTGGTATTTACGATCAGATTGAAGAACAAGACCACGCACAAGCTTTATCTATTATGAAGCAATTGGATGCTGAAAGGCTAGTAGGACGCACCTATGATACCTTATCTCAAGGCGAGCGGCAACGTATTCTGATTGCTAGAGCTTTGATGGCTTCGCCGGAATTGCTTATTTTAGATGAACCTTGTACAGGGCTTGATATTTTTTCACGTGATCAATTACTGCATCGTGTACAGTCGATAGCAACACAAGAACATGCGCCTACACTGCTCTATGTGACTCATCATATCGAAGAGATTATGCCTTGCTTTAACAAAACGTTATTGATTCGTGATGGTGCAGTATTCGGTGCAGGAGATACAGAGGCTATGGTAGAATCCAAGCAACTCAGCTCTTTTTTCGATACTGCTGTAGAAGTACGATCCGAACCCGGACAGCGTTACTCTATTCGCTTAGTATAA
- a CDS encoding MFS transporter encodes MRVLLSIWNEIRSWPHNVRLFFWANLFYQIGTGMFSVLYNLYIQGLGYPDVMNGRIISIQSLATAILFIPVGLMGDRFSRKKLLVLGALASGLFFVGRSFAIGEQSLLLLAICSGIFASIFQVMAIPFLAENVEKSKRLRMFSYLACLTLAAQVLGNTGGGVLADILQFTGLTYVLSLQLVLLLGSIATLASFIPMAMIREHPVSAVSSAPAVNIIENKQVEQSTPATVITSAPSAPSTTHSDTVFISRFLLAQLLTGLGSGLVVPYLNLYFTNRFAVSLTSMSILISLGQLMTIVSMLLGPSLAARIGAVRAVVVFQLLSLPFLLLTGFTNVLIIASVSFLFRQALMNAANPLQSSIMVDRVSDKRRSIANSLMQTVFMLGWASMGPVQSYLVTSYGTYWGYAIAFSITGILYTISSLLYYFMFRKPTNNHVQAIPSS; translated from the coding sequence ATGCGTGTACTACTATCGATCTGGAATGAAATACGCAGTTGGCCGCACAATGTGCGGTTATTTTTCTGGGCGAATTTATTTTACCAAATAGGTACAGGAATGTTCAGTGTGCTTTACAATTTGTATATTCAAGGGCTTGGTTACCCCGATGTAATGAATGGACGTATTATTAGTATTCAATCGTTAGCTACAGCTATTTTATTTATCCCTGTCGGATTGATGGGCGACCGATTTAGCCGTAAAAAGTTACTGGTACTCGGTGCTTTAGCTAGTGGTTTGTTTTTTGTGGGTAGGTCATTTGCGATAGGTGAACAAAGTCTACTATTATTAGCGATCTGTTCCGGTATATTTGCTTCTATTTTTCAAGTGATGGCTATTCCTTTTCTAGCTGAAAATGTAGAAAAATCAAAACGCCTACGAATGTTTAGTTACCTTGCCTGTCTGACACTGGCTGCGCAAGTACTCGGTAACACTGGCGGTGGTGTACTTGCAGATATTCTGCAATTTACAGGACTTACATATGTATTAAGCTTACAGTTAGTATTATTACTTGGTAGTATAGCCACTCTGGCTTCATTTATCCCGATGGCGATGATTCGTGAACATCCTGTTTCAGCGGTTTCTTCAGCACCTGCCGTCAACATAATAGAAAATAAGCAGGTAGAACAATCAACACCTGCTACCGTAATAACATCTGCTCCATCTGCTCCTTCTACTACTCATTCAGATACTGTATTTATTAGCCGCTTTCTATTGGCGCAGTTATTAACTGGGCTAGGTTCTGGATTGGTTGTTCCTTACTTAAATCTTTACTTTACTAATCGCTTTGCAGTTTCGTTAACATCAATGAGTATATTGATCTCGTTGGGACAATTAATGACGATTGTCTCGATGTTACTAGGGCCTTCTTTGGCAGCACGAATCGGCGCTGTACGGGCAGTAGTGGTATTTCAGTTATTGTCATTACCATTCTTATTACTTACAGGATTCACCAATGTATTGATTATCGCTTCGGTGAGCTTTTTGTTCCGACAAGCGTTGATGAATGCTGCCAATCCTCTTCAATCTTCAATTATGGTTGATCGTGTATCTGACAAAAGGCGCAGTATCGCTAACTCATTGATGCAGACGGTATTTATGTTAGGCTGGGCAAGTATGGGGCCGGTACAATCGTATCTGGTTACTAGCTATGGCACTTATTGGGGATATGCGATTGCATTTAGTATTACGGGTATACTCTATACGATCTCTTCGTTGTTATATTACTTTATGTTCCGTAAGCCTACAAATAACCATGTTCAAGCTATTCCTTCGTCATAA